From one Lycium ferocissimum isolate CSIRO_LF1 chromosome 7, AGI_CSIRO_Lferr_CH_V1, whole genome shotgun sequence genomic stretch:
- the LOC132064474 gene encoding PHD finger protein ALFIN-LIKE 7-like, producing MENTVPRTVEEVFNDFKGRRAGLIKALTADVEKFYQQCDPEKENLCLYGLPNETWEVNLPVEEVPPELPEPALGINFARDGMQEKDWLSLVAVHSDSWLLSVAFYFGARFGFGKSERKRLFQMINDLPTVFEVVTGAAKQARDAAHNNSSKSKSSGKSRHPESQPKAAKVSPPKMEDESGEEEEEEDEQGATLCGACGDNYGQDEFWICCDICERWFHGKCVKITPAKAEHIKQYKCPSCSSKRARV from the exons ATGGAAAATACGGTACCTAGAACTGTAGAAGAAGTATTTAACGATTTCAAAGGTCGTAGAGCTGGTTTAATCAAAGCACTTACCGCAG ATGTTGAGAAGTTTTACCAGCAGTGTGATCCTG AAAAGGAGAATTTGTGTCTCTACGGGCTTCCCAATGAAACATGGGAAGTAAACCTCCCTGTGGAGGAGGTTCCTCCAGAACTTCCGGAGCCTGCATTAGGTATTAATTTTGCACGTGATGGAATGCAAGAGAAAGACTGGTTATCACTTGTCGCTGTTCACAGTGATTCATGGTtgctttcagttgctttttacTTTGGTGCACGGTTTGGGTTCGGCAAGAGTGAAAG GAAGAGGCTTTTCCAAATGATAAATGATCTCCCAACAGTGTTTGAGGTTGTAACTGGAGCTGCTAAACAGGCGCGCGATGCTGCTCACAACAATAGCAGCAAAAGCAAATCAAGTGGAAAG TCTCGACATCCAGAGTCCCAGCCCAAGGCAGCAAAGGTGTCTCCACCCAAAATGGAGGATGAAAGTggggaggaggaagaagaagaagatgaacaagGGGCAACTCTCTGTGGAGCTTGTGGTGATAATTATGGCCAAGATGAATTCTGGATTTGTTGTGATATTTGTGAAAGATGGTTCCATGGCAAATGTGTGAAGATTACTCCAGCAAAAGCTGAGCATATCAAGCAGTACAAGTGTCCTAGTTGCAGTAGCAAGAGAGCTAGAGTTTAA